A part of Periophthalmus magnuspinnatus isolate fPerMag1 chromosome 19, fPerMag1.2.pri, whole genome shotgun sequence genomic DNA contains:
- the neurl2 gene encoding neuralized-like protein 2, whose amino-acid sequence MEPFSDHFMEFHPIHGTNVRLDYSGTQATRVESFANGVCFSKHPLNPGEIFLIEIEDKELGWCGHLRIGLTSQDPKNLDVVPEYSIPDLTDQGDSWVFAITRNHNKITEVDQEAAGEGEGGGHRLGRGEPEEQVEVEENSKPKAFFTDSHLFVDNVRIPKDKLVGRSRPGRFSHILDDLYKTNALPPTARRSRIGVLYVPKGRGLADMHIIINGEDMGASARGIPTIQPLYAVVDVFAATKCVRIVQVEYGFSSLQTLCRKAIQKHIVHRMAIDWLELPEALKHYCKYE is encoded by the exons ATGGAGCCTTTTTCTGACCACTTTATGGAATTCCACCCCATCCACGGCACCAACGTCCGGCTGGACTATTCAGGAACCCAGGCCACGCGGGTGGAGAGCTTCGCCAACGGTGTCTGCTTCAGCAAACACCCTCTGAACCCGGGCGAGATCTTCCTGATTGAAATCGAGGACAAAGAACTCGGATGGTGCGGCCACCTCCGGATTGGCCTGACCTCCCAAGACCCCAAAAACTTGGACGTAGTTCCGGAATATTCCATACCGGATTTAACAGACCAGGGTGACAGCTGGGTATTTGCCATAACTCGGaatcacaataaaattacaGAAGTGGATCAAGAGGCAGCAGGGgaaggtgagggaggaggtcaCAGACTTGGACGTGGCGAACCTGAAGaacaagtagaagtagaagaaaaCTCCAAACCCAAAGCTTTTTTCACTGACTCTCACCTGTTCGTGGACAATGTCCGCATCCCCAAGGACAAATTGGTTGGAAGGAGTAGACCGGGTCGCTTCAGCCACATTTTGGACGACTTGTATAAGACTAATGCTCTACCTCCGACGGCCAGGAGGAGCAGGATTGGGGTGCTGTATGTGCcgaaggggcggggcctggcaGACATGCACATCATCATCAACGGAGAGGACATGGGCGCCTCAGCCAGGGGCATCCCAACCATCCAGCCGCTGTATGCCGTGGTGGATGTGTTTGCTGCAACTAAATGTGTCAGGATAGTACAAGTAGAGTATGGAT TCTCCTCCTTACAGACGCTGTGTAGGAAAGCCATTCAGAAGCACATTGTCCACAGGATGGCCATAGACTGGCTGGAGCTGCCTGAAGCTCTCAAACACTACTGCAAGTATGAGTGA
- the msrb1b gene encoding methionine-R-sulfoxide reductase B1b — translation MSFCQFFGGEIYKDHFKPGIYVCSQCSHPLFSSRSKFSHSSPWPAFTETIREDSVTKHMESLTAFKVLCGKCGNGLGHEFVNDGPKEGASRFUIFSHSLKFVPNKGNKR, via the exons atgtctttttgtcagttttttggCGGTGAGATCTACAAGGACCACTTCAAACCAG GTATCTACGTCTGCTCTCAGTGCAGCCACCCTCTGTTCTCCAGCCGCTCCAAGTTCTCCCACTCGTCCCCATGGCCCGCCTTCACAGAGACCATCAGAGAGGACAGTGTCACTAAACACATGGAGAGCCTGACTGCGTTCAAG GTTTTGTGTGGAAAATGTGGCAACGGTCTCGGGCATGAGTTTGTAAATGATGGTCCTAAAGAAGGAGCGTCCAGATTTTGAATATTCAGCCACTCACTCAAGTTTGTCCCCAACA